A window of the Cicer arietinum cultivar CDC Frontier isolate Library 1 chromosome 6, Cicar.CDCFrontier_v2.0, whole genome shotgun sequence genome harbors these coding sequences:
- the LOC101500361 gene encoding F-box protein At4g22280-like isoform X2: MSNSDEITIPPKSKRLKHENEDKLSDLPDCVILHILSFLNAKEVVRTCILSPRLKNLWKSIPTLVLHSTNFSTFKSFTKFVSKILTLRDGSIALHALDFERIGSIEPHLLKRIVNYAFSHNVQRLGISVKGDICHILPCISSCRTLTSLKLSVSPKGRHNYGRTLFPKSLNLPALTTLHLGNFAFCASDKDKTEPFSAFNKLNSLVIDNCTVKDAQILCISSKTLVNLTMRNHSSDLYKIELSAPSLCTFAFTGTPYQKLCGNNLSSVKQVNIDAEMLSNYTEPPLVLLSWLLELANIKSLTVSASTLQVLSLIPDLLKDKLTSLCNLKSLKVQLKPLSYGLSMTLRTAKFQKEFKAGSEPSSPIPDGIVDFLIQNSPSAEVDIIDCSRFGGSFDNLPPFPMSSIFPQFLQPSSRELIAYPSLLWMTCVNGYNS; encoded by the exons ATGTCAAATTCAGATGAAATAACGATTCCACCTAAATCGAAGAGATTAAAACATGAAAACGAAGACAAGCTAAGTGATTTACCTGATTGCGTTATCCTTCACATATTGTCATTCTTGAACGCAAAAGAAGTCGTTAGAACTTGTATTTTGTCTCCAAGATTGAAGAATCTTTGGAAAAGTATTCCAACTCTTGTATTGCATTCGACCAATTTTTCTACTTTCAAGAGTTTTACCAAATTCGTTTCTAAGATTTTGACTCTTCGCGATGGCTCAATTGCACTGCATGCTCTTGATTTTGAGCGTATAGGTAGTATCGAGCCTCACCTTCTCAAAAGAATTGTAAACTATGCTTTTTCTCATAATGTTCAACGATTGGGAATTTCTGTGAAAGGTGATATTTGTCATATTCTGCCCTGTATTTCTTCGTGTCGTACATTAACATCTCTTAAGCTTTCTGTTTCTCCTAAAGGTCGTCATAATTATGGCAGAACATTGTTTCCTAAGTCTTTGAATTTGCCAGCACTAACCACCTTGCATCTAGGGAATTTCGCTTTTTGTGCTAGTGACAAGGACAAGACTGAGCCATTTTCAGCTTTTAATAAGTTGAATAGTTTGGTCATTGACAATTGTACAGTGAAGGATGCACAAATTCTTTGCATATCAAGTAAGACGCTTGTCAATTTGACTATGCGTAACCATTCTTCTGACCTTTACAAAATTGAACTATCTGCACCTAGTCTTTGCACATTTGCTTTTACCGGCACCCCTTATCAGAAACTCTGTGGAAACAATCTTTCTTCTGTTAAACAAGTCAATATTGATGCAGAAATGTTGTCAAACTACACAGAGCCTCCTTTGGTTTTACTTAGCTGGTTATTAGAGCTTGCCAATATCAAATCATTGACGGTCTCTGCAAGTACTCTTCAG GTTCTCTCCTTAATTCCCGATTTATTGAAGGATAAGCTCACTTCCTTGTGTAACTTGAAGTCACTTAAAGTACAACTAAAACCACTTTCATATGGATTATCCATGACACTGAGAACTgccaagtttcaaaaagaatttaaaGCAGGATCAGAACCATCTTCACCCATACCCGATGGCATAGTGGACTTTTTGATTCAAAACTCACCGTCGGCAGAAGTCGACATCATAGATTGCTCAAG GTTTGGCGGCTCCTTTGACAATCTACCTCCATTTCCTATGTCTTCCATTTTTCCTCAATTCCTCCAGCCTTCATCTCGAGAG CTTATTGCATATCCCAGCCTGTTGTGGATGACCTGC
- the LOC101500021 gene encoding F-box/LRR-repeat protein At3g26922-like, which produces MYGYDMADSNEESMILEKMKRGRHSENENEENEEGEDRLSDLPDCIILHILSFLNTKHAVRTCVLSTKWKHLWKRIPTLKLQSLIFSPRKHFSLFVSKILTLRDSSTALHALDLDLYCHGGIEPQLLKKILNYVCSHNNHLQELGIRVSGDSNLIMNCVSSCRALTSLKLSIRSGGSFNFENLLFPKSLNLPALTNLDLTRFTFCGGENSLVEPFSAFIKLRSLVISGCNVRDAQTLRISSETLVNLTMLDDSTGVDKMELCAPSLCTFTYSGMPTEKICGSGLSSVKQVYIDARIYTTCEKPPMTLLSWLLDLANVKSLTVTSTTLQTLSLVPDLLEVKLLSLCNLKSMEIKLKLPEVQPGFLYILKEAMLEKAAAKSRKEAAKLRREFKAGLQPHPVPDGMVDFLLQNSPSAKVDITTVYNMSVC; this is translated from the exons atgtaTGGCTATGACATGGCCGATTCAAACGAAGAGAGCATGATTCTAGAAAAGATGAAGAGAGGAAGACActctgaaaatgaaaatgaagaaaatgaagaaggtGAAGACAGGTTGAGTGATTTACCTGACTGCATTATCCTTCACATTTTGTCATTTTTGAATACCAAACACGCCGTTCGAACTTGCGTTTTGTCCACAAAATGGAAACATCTCTGGAAACGTATTCCAACCCTTAAATTACAATCCTTAATATTTTCCCCTAGGAAACATTTTTCCTTATTTGTGTCTAAGATTTTGACTCTTCGTGATAGCTCAACTGCACTCCACGCTCTCGATCTTGATCTTTACTGTCATGGTGGTATTGAACCTCAACTCCttaaaaagattttaaattatgtttgcTCCCATAATAACCACCTTCAGGAATTAGGAATCCGTGTTAGTGGTGATAGTAATCTCATTATGAACTGTGTTTCTTCATGTCGGGCTCTTACATCTCTTAAGCTTTCAATTCGCTCTGGAGgtagttttaattttgaaaatttattattccCAAAATCCCTGAATTTGCCGGCATTGACCAATTTGGATTTAACAAGGTTCACCTTTTGTGGTGGTGAAAACAGTCTTGTTGAGCCCTTTTCAGCCTTTATCAAGTTGAGAAGTTTGGTCATTAGTGGCTGTAACGTAAGGGATGCACAAACCCTCCGCATATCAAGTGAGACACTTGTAAATTTAACTATGTTGGATGATTCAACTGGCGTTGACAAAATGGAGCTATGTGCTCCAAGTCTTTGTACCTTTACTTATTCCGGTATGCCTACTGAGAAAATATGTGGGAGTGGTCTATCTTCTGTTAAACAAGTATATATTGATGCACGAATATATACAACTTGCGAGAAGCCTCCTATGACTCTATTAAGCTGGCTGCTAGACCTTGCCAATGTAAAATCATTGACAGTCACTTCAACTACTCTTCAG ACTCTCTCCTTAGTTCCGGATTTATTAGAGGTTAAGCTCCTTTCTTTATGTAACTTGAAGTCAATGGAAATAAAACTGAAACTACCTGAAGTTCAACCGGGATTTCTCTACATACTGAAAGAAGCCATGTTAGAGAAAGCTGCTGCCAAGTCACGTAAAGAAGCTGCCAAGTTACGAAGAGAATTTAAAGCAGGTTTGCAACCACATCCTGTACCTGATGGAATGGTGGACTTCTTGCTGCAAAACTCACCGTCTGCAAAAGTTGACATCACAACAGTTTATAACATGAGTGTTTGTTGA